One genomic window of Acidobacteriota bacterium includes the following:
- a CDS encoding DUF3857 domain-containing protein, with amino-acid sequence MKARTRHLAASLLVALAALAPAGLRAEDKLPEWAVPLAAESVSGYDPVKHDAVCLMDYSEAVFDDQGVMTRTVREAFRILSAEGERHGVRALSAGPNLKIREFRGWVQEPNGKVAQVKMKDTTETQLLESSLFTEYKKRVASLPNVGKGAFVCFEYETEQRDYPPFLRWSFQGDIPTRHSELVVRVPPGAELTWKAYNIKDFQPISAAGTWVFRRKDVAALPTDEPCLPPRRDVAEQVAVRLHLRPGFAAKTWAEAADWYRGLTSARWPVPASVNALADEICEGAADDPEKVRRLCAWVQSQVRYVSVHIGLSGMIPTPSEEVCTSKFGDCKGKSFLLMHLLRSRGIPAWPVLCSSRGDGRPDPDFASLSDFNHCIVALKPADGATRFFDPTCETAGWPALPPGMRQAKGLLVREQGGELVTIDAPDLELSAEVKVDVTLAVSGFITAKVVETYRNGIMGGLRQDYREITELERRKKWQGWLSQRIPDVRLTALEWKNLFDPEKDLVIAYTVESNGVLRPTGSLWLFQPFFVIDVGKPVLTKPERQVPVDLGGSALVSVQEVTIRYPEGWKVEENLEALRKETDFGCFSVAVEEAPNRLVVRKRYQVKGTTLPVERYPDARDFFKAVQRAEQQEILFMAK; translated from the coding sequence ATGAAGGCACGCACCCGACACCTCGCCGCCTCGTTGCTCGTCGCCCTGGCGGCCCTGGCCCCCGCCGGGCTGAGGGCCGAGGACAAGCTCCCCGAGTGGGCCGTTCCCCTCGCCGCCGAGAGCGTCTCGGGATACGACCCCGTCAAGCACGACGCCGTCTGCCTGATGGACTATTCCGAAGCCGTGTTCGACGACCAGGGCGTGATGACCCGGACCGTCCGTGAAGCGTTCCGCATCCTGTCGGCAGAGGGGGAGCGGCATGGCGTCCGTGCCCTGTCCGCGGGGCCGAACCTCAAGATCCGGGAATTCCGGGGCTGGGTGCAGGAACCCAACGGCAAGGTGGCCCAGGTCAAGATGAAGGACACCACCGAAACCCAACTCCTGGAGAGCAGCCTGTTCACCGAGTACAAGAAGCGGGTCGCCTCCCTGCCGAACGTGGGGAAAGGCGCGTTCGTCTGCTTCGAGTACGAGACGGAGCAGCGGGACTACCCGCCTTTCCTGCGCTGGTCGTTCCAGGGCGACATCCCCACGCGCCACTCCGAGCTCGTCGTCCGGGTCCCCCCCGGGGCGGAATTGACCTGGAAAGCTTACAACATCAAGGATTTTCAACCCATCTCCGCCGCGGGGACCTGGGTCTTCCGCCGAAAGGACGTCGCGGCCCTCCCCACGGACGAACCCTGCCTCCCGCCCCGGCGGGATGTCGCCGAACAGGTGGCCGTCCGACTCCACCTCCGGCCGGGCTTCGCGGCGAAGACCTGGGCGGAGGCCGCGGACTGGTATCGCGGGCTCACGTCGGCCCGGTGGCCCGTCCCGGCGTCCGTGAACGCCCTGGCGGACGAAATCTGCGAGGGGGCGGCGGACGACCCCGAGAAGGTCCGACGCCTCTGCGCCTGGGTGCAGTCCCAGGTGCGCTACGTTTCCGTCCACATCGGGCTCAGCGGCATGATCCCCACCCCCTCCGAGGAGGTCTGCACGTCGAAGTTCGGGGACTGCAAGGGAAAGTCTTTTCTGCTGATGCACCTGCTCCGGAGCCGGGGCATCCCGGCCTGGCCCGTGCTGTGCAGCTCCCGCGGGGACGGACGGCCGGACCCCGACTTCGCGTCGCTTTCCGATTTCAACCACTGCATCGTCGCCCTCAAACCGGCGGACGGGGCAACCCGCTTCTTCGACCCCACCTGCGAAACGGCGGGATGGCCCGCGTTGCCGCCCGGGATGCGCCAGGCGAAAGGCCTGCTGGTCAGGGAACAGGGCGGGGAACTGGTGACCATCGACGCGCCGGACCTCGAGCTGAGCGCGGAGGTGAAGGTGGACGTCACCCTGGCGGTTTCCGGGTTCATCACCGCCAAGGTGGTGGAGACGTACCGTAACGGGATCATGGGCGGCCTGAGGCAGGACTACCGGGAGATCACCGAGCTGGAACGGCGGAAGAAGTGGCAGGGCTGGCTCTCCCAGCGGATTCCCGACGTCAGGCTCACCGCCCTGGAGTGGAAGAACCTCTTCGACCCCGAAAAGGACCTGGTGATCGCCTACACCGTGGAGTCCAACGGGGTCCTTCGCCCCACGGGGAGCCTGTGGCTGTTCCAGCCCTTCTTCGTCATCGACGTCGGGAAACCGGTCCTGACCAAGCCGGAGCGACAGGTGCCCGTGGACCTCGGGGGGAGTGCCCTGGTCTCCGTCCAGGAGGTCACGATCCGTTACCCCGAGGGCTGGAAGGTGGAGGAAAACCTGGAGGCCCTCCGGAAGGAGACCGATTTCGGGTGTTTCTCCGTGGCCGTGGAGGAGGCGCCCAACCGGCTGGTCGTGCGGAAGAGGTACCAGGTCAAGGGGACGACGCTGCCCGTCGAGCGGTACCCGGACGCCCGGGACTTCTTCAAGGCCGTCCAGCGGGCGGAGCAGCAGGAGATCCTCTTCATGGCGAAGTGA
- the add gene encoding adenosine deaminase, translating to MTVSTSVNNPAPALSREAIAALPKVELHVHLDCCLSYDAVARLAPGTTREAYRRDFVGPARCIDLAAFLRHIDRSLALLQTEEGLRVAVEDLFGQFVADRVLYAEVRFAPLLHLRKGLAADVVVATVAAAVERCTLETGVEARVILCTLRHYSEAQGLETARLAERFRGTAVAALDLAADEAGFPLREHVAAFSFARERGIARTAHAGEARGAESVRETLTQLRPMRLGHGVRSVEDPALVGELAAHRVHLEVCPSCNVQIGLFPSHAAHPVDRLFRAGVSVGINTDSRTLTDVTLTGEYERLRDAFGWGLPEFYLCNRNALDAAFLDDAVHARLMERLEAGYAPDSAAR from the coding sequence ATGACTGTTTCCACTTCCGTGAACAACCCTGCACCCGCCTTGTCCCGCGAGGCGATCGCGGCGCTGCCGAAGGTGGAACTGCACGTCCACCTGGACTGCTGCCTGAGCTACGACGCCGTGGCGCGGCTGGCGCCCGGGACCACCCGCGAGGCCTACCGGCGGGACTTTGTCGGGCCGGCGCGCTGCATCGACCTGGCGGCCTTCCTCCGGCACATCGACCGCAGCCTCGCCCTGTTGCAGACCGAGGAAGGCCTGCGGGTCGCCGTGGAGGACCTGTTCGGGCAGTTTGTCGCCGACCGCGTCCTCTACGCCGAGGTCCGCTTCGCCCCCCTGCTTCACCTCCGAAAGGGCCTGGCGGCGGACGTCGTCGTCGCCACGGTGGCGGCAGCCGTGGAGCGCTGCACCCTGGAAACCGGCGTGGAGGCGCGGGTCATCCTCTGCACCCTCCGCCACTACTCGGAAGCGCAGGGCCTGGAGACCGCCCGCCTCGCGGAACGCTTCCGCGGGACCGCCGTGGCGGCCCTGGACCTGGCCGCCGACGAGGCCGGTTTCCCCCTGCGAGAGCACGTGGCGGCCTTCTCCTTCGCCCGGGAGCGGGGGATTGCCCGGACCGCCCACGCCGGGGAGGCCCGCGGAGCCGAGAGCGTCCGGGAGACCCTGACGCAGCTGCGGCCGATGCGCCTCGGCCACGGCGTCCGGAGCGTGGAGGACCCGGCGCTGGTGGGGGAGTTGGCCGCGCACCGCGTCCACCTGGAAGTCTGTCCGTCCTGCAACGTCCAGATCGGACTCTTCCCCTCCCACGCCGCCCACCCGGTGGACCGGCTCTTCCGGGCCGGGGTTTCGGTGGGAATCAACACCGACAGCCGAACCCTGACCGACGTCACCCTGACGGGCGAGTACGAGCGGCTCCGGGACGCCTTCGGCTGGGGCCTGCCCGAGTTCTACCTGTGCAACCGGAACGCCCTGGACGCGGCCTTCCTGGACGACGCCGTCCACGCCCGGCTCATGGAGCGCCTGGAGGCCGGCTACGCCCCCGATTCCGCGGCGAGGTGA
- a CDS encoding DUF3857 domain-containing protein, whose translation MRKSLVVLALAALCTALPAKVEMGKWAVFTPNELSMTDTHVAPGAKAIFLFRHAEVIGGVYSYHAAIKVLNDAGRDCANFQVPENTRKILARTVRPDGTSVELQKDDIMKKVVAKKKGNKSQMKVFALPDVSAGSIVEVFLQAPLEQIQMVVFSWPFQEDQLASLDSWIEFDQGDVRLYNNFVVDTYRQASTRRTEESGGRIRYSAVNVPPEPEDDFLPPGEELRVYFFRYYAFQQVENASSLDLKTREGQARYIELFWNQFGKELGKRTYEFIKSKEAVNKLRDTILGGQPAGEDAARKIYDYVVRNFKNTSFLREGEEERAAKEKSKEKVKRSGPRRRRARRRRRRTRRWTTSSRTARATGETSCCSAPRSSAPPTWTLTRPGPAGATTPTSGGRSCSTSSTSRWWPSRTRAAGATWTPPPRTATTGRWRGTSRTPTSSSSPPRAPRSCWPPREKPSRTGWFAPSRAPSRGGPSRESSGSTTLETPTS comes from the coding sequence ATGCGAAAAAGTCTGGTCGTTCTCGCCCTGGCCGCCCTCTGCACGGCCCTGCCCGCCAAGGTCGAGATGGGCAAGTGGGCGGTCTTCACCCCGAACGAGCTGTCCATGACGGACACCCACGTGGCGCCCGGCGCCAAGGCGATCTTCCTGTTCCGGCACGCCGAGGTGATCGGGGGGGTTTACAGCTACCACGCCGCCATCAAGGTGCTCAACGACGCCGGGCGGGACTGCGCCAACTTCCAGGTCCCGGAGAACACCCGCAAGATCCTGGCCCGGACGGTTCGCCCCGACGGCACGTCGGTGGAGCTGCAGAAGGACGACATCATGAAGAAGGTGGTGGCCAAGAAGAAGGGGAACAAGAGCCAGATGAAGGTGTTCGCCCTCCCCGACGTCTCGGCCGGCTCCATCGTGGAGGTTTTCCTCCAGGCGCCGCTGGAGCAGATCCAGATGGTGGTTTTCAGCTGGCCCTTCCAGGAGGACCAGCTGGCGAGCCTGGATTCCTGGATCGAGTTCGACCAGGGCGACGTCAGGCTCTACAACAATTTCGTGGTGGACACCTACCGGCAGGCGTCCACCCGGCGGACCGAGGAGAGCGGCGGGCGAATCCGTTACTCGGCCGTCAACGTCCCGCCCGAGCCCGAGGACGACTTCCTCCCGCCCGGGGAGGAGTTGAGAGTTTACTTCTTCCGTTACTATGCTTTCCAGCAGGTCGAAAACGCCTCCTCCCTGGACCTCAAGACCCGCGAGGGCCAGGCCCGGTACATCGAGCTGTTCTGGAACCAGTTCGGGAAAGAGCTGGGTAAGAGAACCTACGAGTTCATCAAGTCCAAGGAGGCGGTGAACAAGCTGCGGGACACCATCCTGGGCGGACAGCCCGCCGGGGAGGACGCGGCCCGGAAGATCTACGACTACGTCGTCCGAAACTTCAAGAACACGAGCTTTTTGCGGGAAGGTGAAGAGGAGCGGGCCGCGAAGGAGAAGAGCAAGGAGAAGGTGAAGAGGAGCGGGCCGCGAAGGAGAAGAGCAAGGAGAAGGAGAAGGCGAACAAGAAGGTGGACGACGTCATCAAGAACGGCGAGGGCGACCGGGGAGACATCATGCTGCTCTGCACCGCGCTCCTCCGCTCCGCCAACCTGGACGCTCACCCGGCCTGGGCCTGCGGGCGCGACGACACCTACTTCCGGCGGGAGATCCTGCTCAACCAGTTCGACGAGCCGCTGGTGGCCGTCAAGGACGCGGGCGGCTGGAGCTACCTGGACCCCTCCACCCCGTACTGCAACTACGGGCAGGTGGCGTGGTACAAGCAGGACACCGACGTCATCGTCCTCTCCCCCGAGAGCGCCGAGATCCTGCTGGCCCCCCCGGGAAAAGCCGAGCAGAACCGGGTGGTTCGCACCCTCGAGGGCACCTTCGAGGGGCGGGCCTTCAAGGGAAAGCTCCGGCTCGACTACTTTGGAAACCCCGACTTCATGA
- a CDS encoding APC family permease: MGEKPNQPGNGAPEDKRFRKLKLGAFVAVLYAYCAAGPFGFEEMVSTSGPGMTLLFLMVVPWLFSLPMSLAASELATAMPVEGGFYRWTRAAFGDFAGFLCGFWNWCGTFLMNAAYAVLLADYTAQVYPQVAHGWAHWLAALFFLLLVAWVNVRGIEVVGQLSVMLLVVVLVPVAVFTVLGFTRTAVNPFVPLVPPGKPWGEVYGVGLALGLWLYSGYEQLSTIIEEVDRPERNFPRGLAIMVPLAMVTFLLPTMAAIGAGADWAQWRTGHMVTAARTVGGETLALLMFGAAMLSVLLGLQSTLLSSTRLPFTLAEDGYFHPSFARLDERYRTPVQAIVLTTLFCAALAAFRVEELVATYMWLRVSTSTLTLLSLWRLRLTRPDLHRGFTVPGGRPGLAAVVGVPLLLFLWMLIHCGPDARLWGPACLSLGVAAYPLFGRRRGSASA, from the coding sequence ATGGGCGAAAAGCCGAACCAGCCGGGCAATGGTGCTCCTGAAGACAAGCGCTTCCGGAAACTGAAACTGGGCGCCTTCGTCGCCGTCCTTTACGCCTACTGCGCCGCGGGGCCATTCGGCTTCGAGGAGATGGTCTCCACCTCGGGCCCGGGGATGACCCTCCTCTTCCTGATGGTCGTCCCCTGGCTCTTCAGCCTGCCCATGTCCCTGGCCGCCTCGGAACTGGCCACGGCCATGCCGGTGGAGGGCGGTTTCTACCGCTGGACGCGGGCGGCCTTCGGCGATTTCGCCGGCTTCCTCTGCGGGTTCTGGAACTGGTGCGGAACCTTCCTCATGAACGCGGCCTACGCCGTGCTCCTGGCCGACTACACGGCCCAGGTCTACCCCCAGGTGGCCCACGGGTGGGCCCACTGGCTGGCGGCGCTCTTCTTCCTCCTGCTGGTGGCCTGGGTCAACGTGCGCGGCATCGAGGTGGTGGGGCAGTTGTCGGTAATGCTGCTCGTCGTGGTCCTCGTGCCGGTGGCCGTCTTCACCGTCCTGGGGTTCACGCGCACCGCCGTCAATCCCTTCGTGCCGCTCGTCCCGCCGGGGAAGCCCTGGGGCGAGGTCTACGGCGTGGGGCTCGCCCTCGGCCTGTGGCTCTACTCCGGCTACGAACAGCTCTCCACCATCATCGAGGAGGTCGACCGGCCCGAACGCAACTTCCCGCGGGGCCTGGCCATCATGGTGCCGCTGGCCATGGTCACCTTCCTGCTGCCCACCATGGCCGCCATCGGCGCCGGAGCGGACTGGGCGCAGTGGCGGACCGGCCACATGGTCACGGCGGCCCGCACCGTGGGGGGCGAAACCCTGGCGCTGCTGATGTTCGGGGCCGCCATGCTCTCCGTCCTCCTGGGCCTGCAGAGCACCCTGCTCTCCTCGACCCGCCTCCCCTTCACCCTGGCGGAGGACGGCTACTTTCACCCCTCCTTCGCCCGCCTGGACGAGCGCTACCGGACCCCGGTGCAGGCCATCGTCCTGACCACCCTCTTCTGCGCGGCCCTCGCCGCCTTCCGGGTCGAAGAACTCGTGGCGACGTACATGTGGCTGCGGGTCTCCACCTCCACCCTGACGCTGCTCTCCCTGTGGCGGCTCCGGTTGACCCGGCCGGACCTTCACCGCGGGTTCACCGTCCCCGGCGGGCGCCCCGGGCTCGCGGCGGTGGTGGGCGTGCCCCTCCTGCTCTTCCTGTGGATGCTCATCCACTGCGGGCCGGACGCCCGTCTGTGGGGCCCGGCCTGCCTCAGCCTCGGCGTCGCCGCCTACCCCCTCTTCGGCCGCCGCCGCGGGAGCGCGTCCGCGTGA
- the recQ gene encoding DNA helicase RecQ, with the protein MTAREVLLEVFGFSAFLPHQEEVVDALVAGRDAFVVMPTGGGKSLCYQVPALVRPGTGVVVSPLISLMKDQVDALRANGVRAAAYNSALGEREARRTLARLHAGELDLLYIAPERLLTDAFLERLRDLPLALFAVDEAHCISMWGHDFRPEYLALSRLRDLFPGVPLAALTASADRQTRDDIVRKLGLEDALNVLASFDRPNIRYAVEAKHSPFQQLVKFLAARPYDAGIVYCLSRKRTEEVAAKLRGHGVSASAYHAGLADGVRRQVQEDFSRDRVRVVAATIAFGMGIDKSNVRFVVHYDLPKNVEGYYQETGRAGRDGLPAEALLLYSPGDLMAVKGLIEKGENPERVRIELHKLNAMAGLASSATCRRRALLAYFGEARDADCGNCDVCSSPPRRYDATVDAQKILSCVWRTGQRFGVNHVVDVLRGADTKKIRDFGHQRLSTYGIGKDRPGEAWKSLVRQLVHLGYLEVDLERFSALLLTPAARPVMRGTVALELTLPAEVLEPPAPGAAKKRGRAEAAVEAGVWAGAGAEPDEVLFQLLRKLRRQLAEEENVAPFIIFGDAALKQMAARRPATLDAFGRTPGVGAFKLRRYGPVFVELIQGYLRETGG; encoded by the coding sequence ATGACCGCCCGGGAGGTGTTGCTGGAGGTTTTCGGGTTTTCCGCGTTCCTGCCGCACCAGGAGGAGGTGGTGGACGCGCTGGTGGCGGGTCGCGACGCCTTCGTGGTGATGCCCACGGGCGGCGGGAAGTCCCTGTGCTACCAGGTCCCGGCGCTGGTCCGGCCGGGGACGGGCGTGGTGGTCTCCCCCCTGATCTCCCTGATGAAGGACCAGGTGGACGCCCTGCGAGCCAACGGCGTCCGGGCCGCCGCCTACAACTCGGCCCTGGGGGAGCGCGAGGCCCGGCGAACCCTGGCCCGCCTCCACGCCGGCGAACTGGACCTGCTCTACATCGCCCCCGAGCGGTTGCTGACCGACGCCTTCCTGGAGCGCCTGCGGGACCTGCCCCTCGCGCTCTTCGCCGTGGACGAGGCCCACTGCATTTCCATGTGGGGTCATGACTTCCGCCCGGAATACCTTGCGCTATCCCGCTTGCGGGATCTTTTCCCCGGCGTCCCCCTCGCCGCCCTGACTGCCAGCGCCGACCGGCAGACCCGGGACGACATCGTCCGCAAGCTCGGCCTGGAGGATGCCCTCAATGTCCTCGCCAGCTTCGACCGGCCCAACATCCGCTACGCGGTGGAGGCGAAGCACTCCCCGTTCCAGCAGTTGGTCAAGTTCCTGGCCGCTCGCCCGTACGACGCGGGCATCGTCTACTGCCTCAGCCGCAAGCGCACGGAGGAGGTGGCGGCAAAGCTCCGCGGACACGGGGTGAGCGCCTCCGCCTACCACGCCGGGTTGGCCGACGGGGTCCGGCGCCAGGTCCAGGAGGACTTCTCCCGCGACCGGGTGCGGGTGGTGGCGGCCACCATCGCCTTCGGCATGGGGATCGACAAGTCCAACGTCCGCTTCGTGGTCCACTACGACCTGCCGAAGAACGTGGAAGGGTATTACCAGGAAACGGGGCGCGCGGGGCGGGACGGCCTCCCCGCCGAGGCGCTGCTGCTCTACTCGCCGGGCGACCTGATGGCGGTGAAGGGGCTCATCGAGAAGGGGGAGAACCCGGAGCGCGTCCGCATCGAGCTGCACAAGCTGAACGCCATGGCGGGCCTGGCGTCGTCCGCCACCTGCCGCCGGCGGGCCCTCCTGGCCTACTTCGGCGAGGCCCGGGACGCCGACTGCGGCAACTGCGACGTCTGCTCCAGCCCACCGCGGCGTTACGACGCCACCGTGGACGCCCAGAAGATCCTCTCGTGCGTCTGGCGCACGGGGCAGCGCTTCGGCGTCAACCACGTCGTGGACGTCCTCCGCGGCGCCGACACGAAAAAAATTCGCGACTTCGGCCACCAGCGCCTGTCCACCTACGGGATCGGGAAGGACCGACCCGGCGAGGCCTGGAAGAGCCTGGTCCGGCAACTGGTTCACCTGGGGTACCTCGAGGTCGACCTGGAGCGCTTCTCGGCCCTGCTTCTCACGCCCGCGGCCCGGCCGGTGATGCGGGGAACGGTGGCGCTCGAGCTGACGCTCCCCGCCGAGGTGCTCGAGCCCCCGGCCCCGGGCGCCGCAAAGAAGCGGGGCAGGGCGGAGGCGGCGGTCGAGGCGGGGGTCTGGGCGGGAGCCGGGGCCGAGCCGGACGAGGTCCTGTTTCAATTGTTGCGGAAACTGCGCCGGCAGCTGGCGGAGGAGGAAAACGTCGCCCCGTTCATCATCTTCGGCGACGCCGCCCTCAAGCAGATGGCCGCCCGCCGCCCCGCGACCCTGGACGCCTTCGGCCGCACCCCCGGGGTGGGGGCGTTCAAGCTGCGCCGCTACGGCCCGGTCTTCGTCGAGTTGATCCAGGGCTATCTCCGCGAGACGGGGGGGTGA
- a CDS encoding HAD family hydrolase — protein sequence MIEWIGFDADDTLWHNETLFHLTQERYVTLLSAYHPPTEIERKLFATEMRNLKDFGYGIKGFTLSMIETAIELTEGRIPAAQVREVLEFGRAMMRAPVELLEHARETVETLHESYPLLLVTKGDLFDQESKIARSGLSRFFRGIEILTAKTPEAYRDVLERYGIAPGRFLMVGNSLKSDVLPVLAIGGQAAHVEYPLCWEHEKVTESELEGKPFHRLASLADLPALVAAIGRVCSTTNLTNSH from the coding sequence GTGATCGAATGGATCGGCTTCGACGCCGACGACACCCTCTGGCACAACGAAACCCTCTTCCACCTCACCCAGGAACGGTACGTCACGCTCCTGTCGGCGTACCACCCCCCGACGGAGATCGAGCGCAAGCTCTTCGCCACCGAGATGCGCAACCTCAAGGACTTCGGCTACGGCATCAAGGGCTTCACCCTCTCCATGATCGAGACGGCCATCGAACTGACGGAAGGCCGGATCCCGGCAGCCCAGGTCCGGGAGGTCCTCGAGTTCGGGCGGGCCATGATGCGCGCCCCGGTGGAACTCCTGGAACACGCCCGGGAGACGGTGGAGACCCTACACGAGTCGTACCCCCTTCTCCTCGTCACCAAGGGGGACCTCTTCGACCAGGAGTCCAAGATCGCCCGGTCGGGCCTGAGCCGGTTCTTCCGGGGCATCGAGATCCTGACGGCGAAAACGCCCGAGGCCTACCGGGACGTCCTGGAGCGCTACGGGATCGCCCCCGGCCGCTTCCTTATGGTGGGGAACTCCCTCAAATCCGACGTTCTCCCGGTGCTGGCCATCGGCGGTCAGGCCGCCCACGTCGAGTACCCCCTCTGCTGGGAGCACGAGAAGGTCACCGAGAGCGAGCTGGAGGGGAAGCCCTTCCACCGCCTCGCCTCCCTGGCGGACCTCCCCGCCCTGGTCGCCGCGATCGGGAGAGTGTGTTCAACCACTAATCTCACTAATTCACACTAA